A single region of the Montipora capricornis isolate CH-2021 chromosome 13, ASM3666992v2, whole genome shotgun sequence genome encodes:
- the LOC138028730 gene encoding uncharacterized protein, giving the protein MLRAHLTHEPIMEESYPPPPPPYQSSTPGGQSAPPAEGSFSDTSSEGNFAESVHHRPTIHDTDSTARSRRYVDINDHATYPQYYAAQRSLNGTPGMGVLGFRGHADGGSELDTASISKGLESNTDLRRFAAASRLSASIKAALRARNLYSLLVLRTLQPFPGLVNSGLGPSRIDLRRPGVNSKRGPSQVTPVIRPVPAPQRRESDSSKERSPYHTFERPHGLRDPRAYDSASSEYSSSRDELISALGIWQKT; this is encoded by the coding sequence ATGCTCCGCGCGCATCTCACTCACGAGCCAATAATGGAGGAAAGTTACCCACCTCCTCCCCCACCGTACCAATCATCCACACCCGGCGGGCAGTCTGCACCCCCGGCTGAGGGTAGTTTTAGTGATACTTCATCGGAAGGAAATTTTGCCGAATCTGTGCATCATAGGCCAACCATCCATGACACTGATTCCACAGCTCGATCGCGTCGCTATGTGGACATTAACGATCATGCTACTTACCCTCAATACTATGCCGCGCAAAGATCGCTGAACGGAACTCCAGGAATGGGAGTGTTGGGATTTCGCGGGCACGCTGATGGTGGTTCTGAGCTGGATACCGCGAGCATATCAAAAGGACTGGAATCAAATACTGATTTACGTCGTTTTGCAGCCGCCAGTCGTCTGAGCGCCTCAATAAAAGCCGCACTCAGAGCCAGGAATTTGTACAGCCTGTTAGTTCTGAGAACCCTGCAGCCTTTCCCAGGCCTCGTGAACTCAGGTTTAGGTCCTTCCCGGATTGATCTTCGTCGCCCAGGCGTGAATTCCAAACGAGGCCCCAGTCAAGTGACACCTGTAATCCGACCCGTTCCAGCACCACAAAGGAGAGAATCGGATTCATCGAAGGAAAGGAGTCCTTATCACACATTCGAAAGACCTCATGGGTTACGGGATCCACGCGCTTACGATTCAGCATCGTCTGAATATAGCTCATCACGTGACGAGCTAATATCAGCACTGGGAATTTGGCAAAAGACATAA